A single genomic interval of Hevea brasiliensis isolate MT/VB/25A 57/8 chromosome 4, ASM3005281v1, whole genome shotgun sequence harbors:
- the LOC110634746 gene encoding E3 ubiquitin-protein ligase SINAT2 isoform X1 translates to MAPGGTICKEMIESRIAFADYEMATSNAEFRGSALRKTATCLGGNLGTSSTSDVQNLLECPVCMNLMYPPIYQCPNGHTLCSYCKARVHNSCPTCRGELGNIRCLALEKVAESLELPCKYQIIGCPDIFPCYSKLKHEKNCKYHPYNCPYAGAECSVTGDIPFLVMHLKNDHKVDMHDGCTFNHRYVKSNPQEIDNATWMLTVFNCFGKQFCLHFEAYQLGMAPVYMAFLRFMGSEAEARQFSYSLEVGGNGRKLIWQGVPRSIRDSHKKVRDSQDGLIIQRNMALFFSGGDQQELKLKVAGRIWKEQ, encoded by the exons ATGGCCCCTGGAGGTACCATCTGCAAGGAGATGATCGAGTCACGCATTGCATTTGCAGATTATGAAATGGCAACTTCCAATGCTGAGTTCAGAGGTTCTGCTCTCAGAAAAACAGCAACATGTTTGGGTGGAAATCTTGGAACATCATCAACTAGTGATGTGCAGAACCTGCTTGAATGTCCtgtttgcatgaatttaatgtacCCACCAATTTACCAG TGTCCCAATGGTCATACTCTATGTTCGTATTGCAAGGCTAGAGTACACAACTCTTGCCCCACTTGCCGTGGAGAGCTTGGAAATATAAGGTGCTTGGCCCTTGAAAAAGTTGCCGAGTCACTTGAACTCCCATGCAAATACCAGATTATAGGTTGCCCTGATATATTTCCATGCTACAGCAAGCTAAAGCATGAAAAGAACTGCAAATATCATCCATACAACTGCCCATATGCTGGAGCTGAATGTTCTGTCACTGGTGACATTCCATTTCTTGTTATGCATCTCAAGAATGATCACAAGGTTGACATGCATGATGGGTGCACCTTCAATCACAGATATGTCAAATCCAATCCCCAAGAAATTGATAATGCTACATGGATGTTAACT GTTTTCAATTGTTTTGGCAAGCAGTTCTGCTTGCACTTCGAGGCGTATCAACTAGGAATGGCTCCTGTTTACATGGCATTCCTGAGATTCATGGGCAGCGAAGCCGAAGCCAGGCAATTTAGTTACAGTCTGGAAGTTGGTGGAAATGGTAGAAAGCTTATATGGCAAGGAGTTCCTAGAAGCATCCGTGATAGTCATAAGAAAGTTAGAGATAGCCAGGATGGACTAATCATTCAGAGAAACATGGCCCTTTTCTTTTCAGGTGGTGATCAACAAGAGCTGAAGCTGAAAGTGGCAGGACGCATCTGGAAAGAacagtga
- the LOC110634746 gene encoding E3 ubiquitin-protein ligase SINAT2 isoform X2, translated as MATSNAEFRGSALRKTATCLGGNLGTSSTSDVQNLLECPVCMNLMYPPIYQCPNGHTLCSYCKARVHNSCPTCRGELGNIRCLALEKVAESLELPCKYQIIGCPDIFPCYSKLKHEKNCKYHPYNCPYAGAECSVTGDIPFLVMHLKNDHKVDMHDGCTFNHRYVKSNPQEIDNATWMLTVFNCFGKQFCLHFEAYQLGMAPVYMAFLRFMGSEAEARQFSYSLEVGGNGRKLIWQGVPRSIRDSHKKVRDSQDGLIIQRNMALFFSGGDQQELKLKVAGRIWKEQ; from the exons ATGGCAACTTCCAATGCTGAGTTCAGAGGTTCTGCTCTCAGAAAAACAGCAACATGTTTGGGTGGAAATCTTGGAACATCATCAACTAGTGATGTGCAGAACCTGCTTGAATGTCCtgtttgcatgaatttaatgtacCCACCAATTTACCAG TGTCCCAATGGTCATACTCTATGTTCGTATTGCAAGGCTAGAGTACACAACTCTTGCCCCACTTGCCGTGGAGAGCTTGGAAATATAAGGTGCTTGGCCCTTGAAAAAGTTGCCGAGTCACTTGAACTCCCATGCAAATACCAGATTATAGGTTGCCCTGATATATTTCCATGCTACAGCAAGCTAAAGCATGAAAAGAACTGCAAATATCATCCATACAACTGCCCATATGCTGGAGCTGAATGTTCTGTCACTGGTGACATTCCATTTCTTGTTATGCATCTCAAGAATGATCACAAGGTTGACATGCATGATGGGTGCACCTTCAATCACAGATATGTCAAATCCAATCCCCAAGAAATTGATAATGCTACATGGATGTTAACT GTTTTCAATTGTTTTGGCAAGCAGTTCTGCTTGCACTTCGAGGCGTATCAACTAGGAATGGCTCCTGTTTACATGGCATTCCTGAGATTCATGGGCAGCGAAGCCGAAGCCAGGCAATTTAGTTACAGTCTGGAAGTTGGTGGAAATGGTAGAAAGCTTATATGGCAAGGAGTTCCTAGAAGCATCCGTGATAGTCATAAGAAAGTTAGAGATAGCCAGGATGGACTAATCATTCAGAGAAACATGGCCCTTTTCTTTTCAGGTGGTGATCAACAAGAGCTGAAGCTGAAAGTGGCAGGACGCATCTGGAAAGAacagtga